One stretch of Eggerthella lenta DSM 2243 DNA includes these proteins:
- a CDS encoding helix-turn-helix domain-containing protein, with the protein MSQKELAEAAGLTPASVSRYVNGERLPWPATIAAMSRALGVEPSDIIGTSCDQELDDAVHHVARNADSLTEAQRAELIAALAKR; encoded by the coding sequence ATGAGTCAAAAGGAGCTTGCCGAGGCGGCAGGCCTCACACCGGCCTCGGTGAGCAGGTACGTCAACGGCGAGCGGCTGCCGTGGCCTGCCACGATCGCCGCGATGTCGCGCGCCCTCGGGGTCGAACCGTCGGACATCATCGGAACCTCCTGCGATCAGGAGCTGGATGACGCCGTGCACCACGTAGCCCGCAATGCGGACAGTCTCACGGAAGCGCAGCGCGCCGAGCTTATCGCCGCACTTGCGAAGCGCTAG
- a CDS encoding DUF192 domain-containing protein yields the protein MNDRYLDEAVAVTASGKRVPILTHTCRGFLERFCGLMLKREVPEACGLYFPGCRSIHTCMMRVPIDVVWVREGEPGELDAVSLDVALKPWRFFAAPRGATGCVEFRAGSFDPADRPAEIARPKKRK from the coding sequence ATGAACGACAGATATCTCGACGAGGCCGTGGCCGTCACGGCCTCGGGCAAGAGGGTCCCGATCCTCACCCATACCTGCCGGGGCTTTCTCGAGCGCTTCTGCGGGCTCATGCTCAAACGCGAGGTGCCCGAGGCGTGCGGCCTGTACTTCCCCGGCTGCCGGTCGATCCACACCTGCATGATGCGGGTGCCCATCGACGTCGTCTGGGTGCGCGAGGGCGAGCCCGGCGAGCTCGATGCGGTATCGCTCGATGTCGCGCTCAAGCCCTGGCGGTTCTTCGCCGCGCCGCGCGGCGCCACCGGCTGCGTTGAGTTCCGCGCCGGGTCGTTCGACCCCGCGGACAGACCGGCCGAGATCGCGCGCCCGAAGAAGAGGAAATAG
- a CDS encoding type II secretion system F family protein, whose product MNIEILRGVALSLCAATVAGLLSFLGLRRLGGIESGPVKRPSRRRRGETRLDTLTYSVTRYVPMSEKVADATRDMLSRSGVTMPAASFWAIRVASFSAGAAAGLIAMPLVGGVQGLAAAGALAVAGLAAPQAWLLARRAEWRDELDRQLPDALDLMAICISAGSSFEGALASVGTRMDGAIAEAFARVAKEAAYSSRSEALLGLADRAQVNSITFFTASLVQAERAGSSLVDIIRMQAQSVRTERRLRVDDMTNKLSTKMLFPMLLLMLPSIIMLMLAPMILQLGQFF is encoded by the coding sequence GTGAACATCGAAATCCTGCGCGGCGTCGCGCTGTCGCTCTGCGCCGCCACGGTCGCCGGCCTGCTGTCCTTCCTGGGGCTCAGGCGGCTCGGCGGCATCGAGTCGGGCCCGGTCAAGCGGCCGAGCCGGCGCCGGCGCGGCGAGACGCGCCTGGACACGCTCACCTACAGCGTCACGCGCTACGTCCCCATGAGCGAGAAGGTCGCCGACGCCACGCGCGACATGCTCTCGCGATCCGGCGTCACCATGCCCGCCGCGTCGTTCTGGGCCATCCGCGTGGCGTCGTTCTCGGCCGGCGCCGCCGCGGGGCTGATCGCCATGCCGCTCGTCGGAGGCGTGCAGGGGCTCGCAGCGGCGGGCGCGCTCGCCGTCGCCGGGCTCGCCGCGCCGCAGGCGTGGCTGCTCGCCCGCCGCGCCGAATGGCGCGACGAGCTCGACCGCCAGCTGCCCGACGCGCTCGACCTCATGGCCATCTGCATCTCGGCCGGGTCGTCGTTCGAGGGCGCGCTGGCATCGGTCGGCACCCGCATGGACGGGGCGATCGCCGAGGCCTTCGCCCGCGTCGCCAAGGAGGCCGCCTACTCGAGCCGTTCCGAGGCCCTGCTGGGACTGGCCGACCGCGCCCAGGTGAACTCGATCACCTTCTTCACGGCATCGCTCGTGCAGGCGGAGCGCGCGGGATCTTCTCTGGTCGACATCATCCGCATGCAGGCGCAGTCCGTCCGCACCGAGCGCCGCCTGAGGGTCGACGACATGACCAACAAGCTGTCCACCAAGATGCTCTTCCCCATGCTTCTGCTCATGCTGCCCTCGATCATCATGCTCATGCTCGCGCCGATGATCCTACAGCTCGGTCAGTTCTTCTAA
- a CDS encoding type II secretion system F family protein, whose amino-acid sequence MGGSLSNIVNLLPALPGLALGVAMLVIARRGRIAREQAGVESADERPSGKVAAALVSVCEQASPQLSVQEAEIVWAATATLPALTALALGVGPLSLLLLPVCAAGFPLYLKVRRDSGKKKFEEQLGQAMPLIASNLRAGSSVAQAIGPVAENMSDPIKSEFRRLTSDIRAGTPVPEALDKVADRTGSRDLRLFATAVDISQQTGGSLADITENVGQTVRARVEARKAIRSKTSLNRIESQIMVGLPVFMMAALLAISPSHREFYSQPSGWALIALAVVLDTLAYLMMRKMGDVKLD is encoded by the coding sequence ATGGGCGGGTCGCTTTCCAACATCGTCAACCTGCTGCCGGCCCTGCCAGGTCTTGCGCTCGGCGTCGCGATGCTCGTCATCGCGCGCCGCGGGCGCATCGCCCGCGAGCAGGCCGGCGTTGAGTCCGCAGACGAGCGGCCGAGCGGCAAGGTCGCCGCGGCGCTCGTCTCCGTCTGCGAGCAGGCGTCCCCGCAGCTGTCGGTCCAGGAGGCCGAAATCGTGTGGGCGGCGACCGCGACGCTGCCGGCGCTCACTGCGCTCGCGCTCGGCGTCGGACCCCTGTCGCTGCTGCTGCTCCCCGTCTGCGCGGCCGGGTTCCCCCTCTACCTCAAGGTCCGCCGCGACTCCGGCAAGAAGAAGTTCGAGGAGCAGCTGGGCCAGGCGATGCCGCTGATCGCGTCGAACCTGCGCGCGGGGTCGTCGGTCGCACAGGCCATCGGGCCGGTCGCCGAGAACATGAGCGACCCGATCAAGTCCGAGTTCAGGCGCCTGACCTCGGATATCCGCGCCGGAACCCCGGTACCCGAGGCGCTGGACAAGGTCGCCGACCGCACCGGAAGCCGCGACCTGCGCCTGTTCGCCACGGCCGTCGACATCTCGCAGCAGACCGGCGGCTCGCTCGCCGACATCACCGAGAACGTCGGCCAGACCGTCCGCGCCCGCGTCGAGGCCCGCAAGGCCATCAGGTCGAAGACCTCGCTGAACCGCATCGAGTCGCAGATCATGGTCGGCCTGCCCGTCTTCATGATGGCGGCGCTGCTCGCGATCTCGCCCTCCCACCGCGAGTTCTACAGCCAGCCCTCCGGCTGGGCACTTATCGCGCTGGCCGTCGTGCTGGACACGCTCGCCTACCTCATGATGAGGAAGATGGGCGACGTCAAGCTCGACTAG
- a CDS encoding CpaF family protein, which produces MLNRDLIALERAVYRAAREQLSSDNQTEQPDADVRSRDRDAASVIGPIIDDPAFYHLVPERFIDQTGRIADDAYQEVLRAAINDLYYFGPLEDLLYDESLSEIMVNGPESVWVERSGRLMLTDVCFEDDDHVKFTIDRIAAGMNRRCDEASPLCDCTIVRPGTPFNGSRVNAVLKGVAVDHHLINIRKFRKDALTPEALMANGSFDGRMLEIMRAIVQGRMSTIVAGGTGSGKTTLLNAISLYIPPEERIITIEDTPELRLNQPHVARMETRDANVEGKGRIDYRDLVTNALRQRPDRIIVGECRDAAAFDMLQAMTTGHDGSLTTIHADNCREVPTRLRTLVQQANTGMSSREILEYISQAIDFIIYTERSHGVRRVTEIAEVQGMQGDVVTIAPIVRFEHDPNDPEHSGWFVPTGERFMRRHIEKMANEGVFVDDDWFNPQAVF; this is translated from the coding sequence ATGCTGAATAGGGACCTCATCGCGCTCGAGCGCGCCGTATACCGCGCCGCGCGTGAACAGCTCTCATCCGACAACCAGACCGAGCAGCCCGACGCCGACGTGCGCAGTCGCGACCGCGACGCGGCCTCGGTCATCGGCCCCATCATCGACGACCCGGCTTTCTACCACCTCGTGCCCGAGCGCTTCATCGACCAGACCGGCCGCATCGCCGACGACGCCTACCAGGAGGTGCTGCGCGCGGCAATCAACGACCTGTACTACTTCGGGCCGCTCGAGGACCTGCTGTACGACGAGTCGCTTTCCGAGATCATGGTCAACGGGCCCGAGTCGGTGTGGGTCGAGCGCTCCGGCAGGCTCATGCTCACCGACGTCTGCTTCGAGGACGACGACCACGTGAAGTTCACCATCGACCGGATCGCCGCCGGCATGAACCGCCGCTGCGACGAGGCCTCGCCGCTGTGCGACTGCACCATCGTCCGGCCCGGCACGCCCTTCAACGGCTCGCGCGTCAACGCGGTGCTCAAGGGCGTCGCGGTCGACCACCACCTCATCAACATCCGCAAGTTCCGCAAGGACGCGCTCACCCCCGAGGCCCTGATGGCCAACGGGTCGTTCGACGGCCGCATGCTCGAGATCATGCGCGCCATCGTGCAGGGCCGCATGTCCACCATCGTGGCCGGCGGCACCGGATCGGGCAAGACGACGCTGCTCAACGCCATCTCGCTCTACATCCCGCCCGAGGAGCGCATCATCACCATCGAGGACACGCCCGAGCTGCGCCTGAACCAGCCGCACGTCGCCCGCATGGAGACGCGCGACGCCAACGTGGAGGGCAAGGGCCGGATCGACTACCGCGACCTCGTGACCAACGCGCTGCGCCAGCGCCCCGACCGAATCATCGTCGGCGAGTGCCGCGACGCGGCGGCCTTCGACATGCTCCAGGCCATGACCACCGGCCACGACGGCTCGCTCACCACGATCCACGCCGACAACTGCCGCGAGGTGCCCACGCGCCTGCGCACGCTCGTCCAGCAGGCTAACACCGGCATGTCCTCGCGCGAGATCCTTGAGTACATCAGCCAGGCCATCGACTTCATCATCTACACGGAGCGCTCCCACGGCGTGCGCCGCGTGACCGAGATCGCGGAGGTCCAGGGCATGCAGGGCGACGTCGTCACGATCGCCCCGATCGTCCGCTTCGAGCACGACCCGAACGACCCCGAGCACTCCGGCTGGTTCGTCCCGACCGGCGAGCGCTTCATGCGCCGCCATATCGAGAAGATGGCGAACGAGGGCGTCTTCGTCGATGACGACTGGTTCAACCCCCAGGCGGTGTTCTAG
- the cpaB gene encoding Flp pilus assembly protein CpaB produces the protein MNDNRDEIQRLRAMRAEAINRGDFGRADAIGADLARLESAAGGTIDPITGMPAASASVPSAPQGAPFPQRRDERPAQGRPAYEDQHGPAPRQSAPAPQPASPSAPQGAPAPRREARDARRMEADVHQQENTYRHEPAQESAYRPEPSRPAYAGDDRGAKTEAAAEERGGSREEKRRGRFGKAEGKKDAKPAEGRDPSTAPRRAAPKPAPAGPSKGTRALTVVAAAAIAVSVGATVFSGMRVAESSAIIAKNEANSVNVVVTNRDVAAGETITEADLETQAVPKAYCPTDAATKVSDVAGHTSLTTQTAGTSISLSSLQASSSPAHITSAIEDGHVAIALSLDSSKSLSPLLRVGDRVNVMAVVSDGATSSAETVCANVKIIALDSALSGSPDAGYSLVTLDVTEDQAAAIVANPNVTLTAIPQTAEGASDAE, from the coding sequence ATGAACGATAACCGAGACGAGATCCAGCGACTTCGCGCCATGAGGGCCGAGGCCATCAACCGCGGCGACTTCGGCCGCGCCGACGCGATCGGCGCCGACCTCGCGCGCCTCGAGTCCGCCGCGGGCGGTACCATCGACCCCATCACGGGCATGCCCGCGGCATCGGCAAGCGTCCCGTCCGCACCGCAGGGGGCGCCCTTCCCGCAGCGCCGCGACGAGCGACCCGCGCAGGGCCGTCCCGCCTACGAGGACCAGCACGGCCCCGCGCCGCGCCAATCGGCCCCGGCCCCGCAGCCCGCGTCCCCGTCCGCGCCGCAGGGAGCCCCTGCACCCCGCCGCGAGGCGCGCGACGCCCGCCGCATGGAGGCCGACGTCCACCAGCAGGAGAATACATACCGCCACGAGCCCGCGCAGGAGAGCGCATACCGCCCCGAGCCGAGCCGCCCGGCCTACGCCGGCGATGACCGCGGTGCGAAAACCGAGGCCGCTGCCGAGGAGCGCGGCGGTAGCCGCGAGGAGAAGCGCCGCGGGCGCTTCGGCAAGGCCGAGGGCAAGAAGGATGCCAAGCCCGCCGAGGGGCGCGATCCCTCGACCGCGCCGCGGCGCGCGGCGCCCAAGCCCGCCCCCGCCGGCCCCTCGAAGGGCACGCGCGCGCTCACGGTGGTGGCCGCCGCGGCCATCGCCGTGTCGGTGGGAGCCACCGTGTTCTCCGGCATGCGGGTCGCGGAGTCCTCGGCGATCATCGCCAAGAACGAGGCGAATTCCGTTAACGTCGTCGTGACCAACCGCGACGTCGCCGCCGGCGAGACCATCACCGAAGCCGACCTCGAGACGCAGGCCGTCCCCAAGGCGTACTGCCCGACCGACGCCGCGACCAAGGTCTCGGATGTCGCCGGCCACACCTCGCTCACCACGCAGACCGCCGGGACCTCCATCTCGCTGTCCTCCCTCCAGGCATCGAGCTCGCCGGCGCACATCACGTCGGCCATCGAGGACGGCCATGTGGCCATCGCCCTGTCGCTCGACTCCTCCAAGAGCCTGTCGCCGCTGCTGCGCGTCGGCGACCGCGTCAACGTCATGGCCGTCGTCTCCGACGGCGCGACGTCGAGCGCCGAGACGGTGTGCGCCAACGTCAAGATCATCGCCCTCGATTCCGCCCTGTCCGGCTCGCCGGACGCCGGGTACTCGCTCGTGACGCTCGACGTCACCGAGGACCAGGCCGCGGCCATCGTGGCGAACCCGAACGTGACGCTCACGGCCATCCCGCAGACCGCCGAGGGGGCCAGCGATGCTGAATAG
- a CDS encoding pilus assembly protein TadG-related protein, whose product MASRKPLRTRGLPGQVAVIFVVAISCLLIAVGLGVDVSTAYSAKTGQEAVLEAVRQSSLGMSNAVKYSENPGREAREEVVELLSDNGYTGTAEIWYAELPESESGSNDRYAGVYVRLSNDTETTFLKLAGRDKLTARSTAVWTIHPYSTGNVYRPAAVGNGSLEATFEDGTVTGRKETATRLADAPGALLDAVRGAAAAKGNPGSGESGD is encoded by the coding sequence ATGGCATCGCGAAAACCGCTGCGTACCCGCGGCCTTCCCGGCCAGGTCGCCGTCATCTTCGTCGTGGCCATCAGCTGCCTGCTCATCGCGGTGGGCCTCGGCGTGGACGTCAGCACGGCCTATTCGGCCAAGACCGGCCAGGAAGCCGTGCTCGAGGCCGTCCGGCAGTCGTCGCTCGGGATGTCGAACGCCGTCAAGTACTCGGAGAACCCCGGGCGCGAGGCGCGCGAGGAGGTCGTCGAGCTGCTTTCGGACAACGGATACACCGGCACCGCCGAGATCTGGTATGCGGAGCTGCCCGAGTCCGAGTCGGGCTCCAACGACCGCTACGCGGGCGTCTACGTGAGGCTTTCCAACGATACGGAGACCACCTTCCTCAAACTCGCCGGCCGCGACAAGCTGACCGCAAGGTCCACGGCCGTCTGGACCATCCATCCCTACTCGACCGGCAACGTGTACCGGCCGGCGGCCGTCGGCAACGGGAGTCTCGAGGCCACGTTCGAGGACGGCACCGTGACCGGCCGCAAGGAGACGGCAACCCGGCTCGCCGACGCCCCGGGCGCGCTGCTCGACGCCGTGCGCGGCGCGGCGGCGGCCAAGGGAAACCCAGGCAGCGGGGAAAGCGGAGACTGA
- a CDS encoding TadE family protein, whose product MAAFPTARAHAHLPGQGSVEFILIMPVLLTFLFAIGSFAMLSYQNTVIQHSLATLADALPAGWQEQDRNELVRDLVCDGTDLDKSRLTVTNARVKADTSGAVNDGDSIASDLGASTLRTETRRVAVEADIAYEYNDPLSLGRKTTLTRHVSHSYTTYTDWEVL is encoded by the coding sequence ATGGCAGCCTTTCCAACGGCACGCGCGCATGCGCACCTTCCCGGCCAGGGCTCGGTCGAGTTCATCCTGATCATGCCGGTGCTGCTCACGTTCCTCTTCGCCATCGGGTCGTTCGCGATGCTCTCCTACCAGAACACCGTGATCCAGCACTCGCTGGCGACGCTCGCCGACGCGCTTCCCGCCGGATGGCAGGAGCAGGACCGAAACGAGCTCGTCCGCGACCTCGTCTGCGACGGCACTGACCTCGACAAGAGCAGGCTCACCGTGACCAACGCGCGCGTCAAGGCCGATACAAGCGGTGCCGTCAACGACGGCGACTCCATCGCGAGCGATCTGGGGGCCTCGACGCTCAGGACCGAGACGCGCCGCGTCGCCGTCGAGGCCGATATCGCCTACGAGTACAACGACCCGCTCTCGCTCGGGCGCAAGACGACCCTCACGCGCCACGTCTCGCACAGCTATACGACCTATACGGACTGGGAGGTGCTGTGA
- a CDS encoding TadE/TadG family type IV pilus assembly protein produces MSAARARGRRGQATVEFVLILPLLVLMLVAVADYAHVARETANVQAASSEGARYAAANPTLSNDAIAAYVREACALGDGATVTVTSAEAPSKPVTLKSGDKSVTARYAREKVTVKVVEDVGCIFPLKSLGVKGATDDGWQVHSETSSIRSEIERS; encoded by the coding sequence ATGAGCGCGGCCAGGGCGCGCGGGCGGCGCGGTCAGGCGACCGTCGAATTCGTCCTCATCCTGCCGCTGCTGGTCCTCATGCTCGTCGCCGTCGCCGACTACGCGCACGTCGCGCGCGAGACCGCGAACGTGCAGGCCGCGAGCTCCGAGGGCGCGCGCTACGCCGCGGCGAACCCCACCCTGTCGAACGACGCGATCGCCGCCTACGTGCGCGAGGCGTGCGCCCTGGGCGACGGCGCGACCGTCACCGTCACATCGGCGGAGGCGCCGTCGAAGCCGGTGACGCTCAAGAGCGGCGACAAGTCGGTCACCGCGCGCTATGCGCGAGAGAAGGTCACCGTCAAGGTCGTCGAGGATGTCGGCTGCATCTTCCCGCTCAAGTCGCTCGGCGTGAAGGGCGCCACCGATGACGGCTGGCAGGTCCATTCCGAGACGTCGTCCATCAGGTCAGAGATAGAGAGGTCGTGA
- a CDS encoding helix-turn-helix domain-containing protein — MQRGSDNERNDRTEMQRQRDRDYAKELCASRLAFTLSRTGTSKEDYCRAVGISSSTLSRILNRQTLMSTSTLIETARYFEDTSVSWFLGL, encoded by the coding sequence ATGCAGCGGGGCTCCGACAACGAACGGAACGACAGGACCGAGATGCAGCGGCAGCGCGACCGTGACTACGCCAAGGAGCTGTGCGCATCGCGCCTTGCCTTCACGCTGTCGAGGACCGGCACCTCGAAAGAGGACTACTGCCGCGCCGTCGGCATCTCGAGCTCGACGCTCTCGCGCATCCTCAACAGGCAGACGCTCATGTCCACCTCCACGTTGATCGAGACCGCGAGGTATTTCGAGGACACGAGCGTGTCCTGGTTCCTTGGACTGTAG